In Rhinolophus sinicus isolate RSC01 linkage group LG18, ASM3656204v1, whole genome shotgun sequence, the sequence CTGGATTTTCTCCTGAGGTTAAAGATTTGAATGTACCTTTTCCTAATCAGTTAGAGACAGATCCATCTCTAGACATGAAAGAACAATCGACTAGGTCCTCCAGACGTAGCAGTTCTGAGTTATCCCCAGATGCTGTGGAAAAAACAGGAATGTCTTCAAATCAGAGTGTTTCTTCACCAGTACATGATACTATACCCAGAACACCCTCAAGGGAAAGTAGTTCTGCATCTTCTCCTGAACTGAAAGATGGTTTACCCAGAACCCCTTCAAGGAGAAGCAGGTCTGGGTCTTCCCCAGGACTTAGAGATGGGTCTGGGACGCCCTCAAGGCACAGCTTATCTGGGTCATCTCCTGGAATGAAAGATATACCCAGAACACCATCAAGGGGGAGAAGTGAGTGTGATTCTTCTCCAGAACCAAAAGCTTTGCCACAGACTCCAAGGCCAAGGAGTCGTTCTCCATCATCCCCAGAGCTCAACAAGTGTCTTACTCCCCAAAGAGAAAGAAGTGGCTCAGAATCATCAGTTGAACAGAAGACTGTGGCTAGGACTCCTCTTGGGCAGAGAAGTCGGTCTGGATCTTCTCAAGAACTTGATGGGAAACCCAGTGCATCCCCTCAGGAAGGGAGTGAATCAGACTCTTCTCCAGATTCTAAAGCTAAGACACGAATGCCACTTAGACAAAGGAGTCATTCTGGGTCATCTCCAGAGGTCGACAGCAAATCCCGACCTTCCCCTCGGCGTAGTAGGTCTGGCTCATCTCCTGAAGTCAAAGATAAGCCAAGAGCAGCACCCAGGGCACAGAGTGGTTCTGATTCCTCTCCTGAACCCAAGGCTCCTGTCCCTCGGGCCCTTCCCAGACGAAGCAGGTCAGGTTCATCAAGCAAAGGTAGAGGCCCTTCTCCTGAAGGAAGCAGCAGTTCTGAGTCCTCTCCAGAACACCCACCCAAATCCAGAATGGCTAGAAGAAGCTCCAGGTCATCACCGGAGCCCAAGACCAAGTCTCGCACCCCACCTCGCCGTCGCAGCTCTCGATCATCTCCTGAACTGACTAGGAAGGCCAGACTCTCCCGTAGAAGTCGCTCTGCATCATCTTCACCAGAGACCCGCTCTAGAACTCCCCCAAGACGCCGAAGAAGTCCCTCAGTGTCTTCCCCAGAGCCAGCAGAAAAGTCAAGATCCTCACGCCGGCGGCGTTCAGCTTCATCCCCACGCACTAAGACAACTTCAAGGAGAGGCCGTTCTCCTTCACCAAAGCCTCGTGGACTCCAGAGGTCCCGTTCTCGCTCAAGGAGGGAGAAAACCAGAACAACCCGACGTCGGGATAGGTCTGGATCTTCCCAGTCGACTTCTAGGAGAAGACAGCGGAGCCGGTCACGGTCTCGGGTTACTCGTAGGCGGAGGGGAGGCTCGGGTTACCACTCAAGGTCTCCTGCCCGGCAGGAGAGTTCCCGGACCTCCTCTCGACGTCGAAGAGGCCGCTCTCGGACACCACCAACCAGTCGGAAGCGTTCCCGCTCACGCACATCACCAGCTCCATGGAAACGCTCCAGGTCCAGAACACCCCTGGTCAGCCGACGTAGGTCCAGGTCTCGAACTTCACCAGTCAGTCGGAGACGATCAAGGTCTAGGACATCAGTGACTAGACGAAGATCTCGCTCGAGAGCATCCCCAGTGAGTCGAAGGCGATCCAGGTCCAGAACACCACCAGTGACCCGTCGTCGTTCAAGGTCCAGAACACCAGCTCGCCGCCGCTCCCGTTCTAGAACTCCACCAGTGACTCGCAGAAGGTCCAGATCTAGGACTCCACCAGTAACGAGGCGGCGATCTCGAAGCAGAACCTCGCCTATCAATCGCAGAAGATCGAGATCCAGAACATCCCCAGTCACCCGTAGGCGATCTCGGTCTCGCACATCTCCAGTAACTCGAAGGAGGTCCCGCTCTAGAACCTCTCCAGTGACACGCCGCCGGTCTAGGTCCCGAACACCTCTAGTTATTCGGCGCCGCTCTAGGTCTCGAACCCCACTGTTGCCACGCAAACGTTCTCGAAGTCGCTCACCACTTGCTATCCGCCGCAGGTCTAGATCCCGTACTCCACGGACCACCCGGGGCAAACGGTCCTTAACAAGATCGCCTCCAGCCATCCGCAGGCGCTCTGTATCTGGAAGTAGTTCTGATCATTCACGTTCTGCTAGTCCTCCGGCAACAAGGAATCATTCTGGTTCTCGGACACCTCCAGTGGCACTCAATAGCTCCAGAATGAGCTGCTTCAGTCGCCCTAGCATGTCACCAACTCCTCTCGACCGCTGTAGATCACCTGGAATGCTTGAACCCCTCGGCAGCTCTAGAACACCCATGTCTGTCCTGCAGCAAGCTGGTGGCTCCATGATGGATGGTCCAGGTCCCCGAATTCCTGATCACCCTAGAACATCTGTGCCAGAAAATCATGCTCAGTCTAGAATTGCACTTGCCCTGACAGCCATCAGTCTTGGCACCGCTCGGCCTCCTCCATCCATGTCTGCTGCTGGCCTTGCTGCAAGAATGTCCCAAGTTCCAGCTCCAGTGCCTCTTATGAGTCTCCGAACGGCCCCAGCTGCCAGCCTTGCCAGCAGAATTCCTGCAGCCTCTGCAGCAGCCATGAATCTGGCCAGTGCCAGGACACCTGCCATACCAACAGCAGTGAACCTGGCAGACTCGAGAACACCAGCTGCAGCAGCAATGAACTTGGCCAGCCCCAGAACAGCGGTGACACCTTCTGCTGTGAATCTTGCTGACCCTCGCACCCCTACAGCCCCAGCTGTGAACCTCGCAGGAGCCAGAACCCCAGCGGCTTTGGCAGCTTTGAGTCTCACAGGCTCTGGCACCCCCCCGAACGCTGCAAACTATCCCTCCAGCTCCAGAACACCCCAGGCTCCAACCCCTGCAAACCTGGTGGGTCCTAGATCTGCACATGCCACAGCTGCTGTGAATATTGCCAGCTCAAGAACCCCTCCAGTCTTGGCTCCTGCAAGCCTCACCAGTGCTAGAATGGCTCCAGCCTTGTCTGGTGCAAACCTCACCAGCCCTAGGGTGCCCCTCTCTGCCTATGAGCGTGTTAGTGGCAGAACCTCACCACCACTCCTTGACCGAGCCAGGTCTAGAACCCCGCCAGGAGGCCCAGGCTCCAGAACCCCACCAGCTGCCCCGAGCCAGTCGAGAATGACCTCTGAGCGggctccctctcctgcctctaGAATGGTCCAGGCTCCCTCACAGTCTGTTCTCCCTCCAACTCAGGATCGGCCTAGGTCCCCTCTGCCATCTGCTTTTTCTGACCAATCACGATCTTTGCTTGCCCAGACCACCACCCCTGTAGCAGGGTCTCAGGCCCTTTCCTCTGGGACGGTGGCAAAGGCCACATCCTCTGCTGGTGACCACAATGGCATGCtgtctggccctggccctggggtgTCACACCCTGAGGGTGGGGAACCACCTTCCTCTACGGGGGCCCAGCAGCCTTCTGCGTTGGCCACGCTGCAGTTGGCAAAGGAGCGGCGGAGCTCCTCCTCATCGTCATCCTCTAGCTCCTCCTCTTCGTCGTCGTCATCGTCATCGTCGTCGTCGTCCTCCTCTGGCTCCAGTTCTAGTGACTCGGAGGGCTCTAGCCTTCCCATTCAACCTGAGGTAGCAGTGAAGAGGTGAGAGGCTTGACTTTTAGAATTTTTCCACAGGGAAGGTTTGGGGGCTGGATGGGGGGTGGGGCCGGGAAAGCCTGTCCGGAGGTTCTTGGCTCATTGAGGAGGTATGGGGACCTTGACCGTGAAGCTGGGGGTAGAAGAgaatgctggggtgggggtgacggGGGCGGAGGGAGGACTGGGACAGAAAAGTCTCCAAAGGTTACTTCTCTAGAGGATAATGATAAGTTTTCCGTCTCTACAGAGGACAGAACTAGAGGAAATGGACTTAATTTTACAGCAGGAGGGATGGCAGTTAGACCTCAAGAGGAACTCCCTGGGCTGGAAGGATCTTCAGAGGTCATCCcatccctctccctgcctccaggcaGGACGGCCCCTTCCCCAGCCAGCCTGCAAACAGGGGCCTCCCCAAGCTGGCTCTCCAAGGAAGGAGACCACCCAGCTTCGCTTCCACACCTGAGCCCAGGGGCCATATTCCTCCATCAGGGACATTTCTTGAGGTTTAACCTTGATCCCTGGTGCTGCGGGCCCCAACCTGTTGCTTGTGTTAGCAGAGGTTGGGTCAGCTCGGGGCCACTGCTCTCCAGAGAATTCGCTTCACTGGCTCTTGGGCTCTCCGCTGGGAGAGCTCCCAGGGCCTTGCTCAGgaacccctcccccactgcccttCCTCCAGGCCAAGGAAGGTAGGGTTGGGGCTGGGGCAGCTTGTCTCCTTGTGacactcccctcctcccacagggTCCCCAGCCCGGCCCCAGCCCCAAAGGAGGCTGTTCGAGAGGGACGTCCTCAGGAACCAACTCCAGCCAAGCGGAAGAGGCGCTCtagcagctccagctccagctcctcctcctcttcttcttcctcctcctcctcctcctcttcctcttcttcatcttcctcctcttcctcctcctcttcctcctcttcctcttctacttcctcctccccctcccctgctaaGCCTGACCCTCAGGCCTTGCCCAAACCTGCAAGCCCCAAGAAGCCGAGCCCTGGCGAGCGGAGGTGAGTGCTGCCTTGCTTGAGATGGAACGGGTGGGGTGTGACCCTGGGGGGTGAGATGCCTGCTGGGTGTCTCACACGGACTTGTGGTGTCTGGCTCTCCCCACCTACACTGTTGTGCCCTGTTTTGACAAAAGGGCTGCACCATCCAAGTGGGTGCCCCAGCCCAACTTGGGGAGTCCTAGGTTCCTTCCTCTCCCGGCCTGACATGCAGCCTGGTCCCAGGTTCTAGGGAGTCTAGCTTTAAAGTCTCCCTATTGCTACTGCCAGTGCTCTGGTCTGGCCACCGTCGTCATCTCCCGACTCTGTCCACAGCCTcttccctgtctccctgcctccacgCCATTCTCTTCCACACGTAGCCAGAAGGATCTTTCTAAAACGCACATCTGGTTACTTCCCTCCACTCCACAAATCCTTCCGGGACGCCCTGTGGCCTGCAGGATAAAGCCCCATCTCTGCGGGAATGGCGTGTGAGGCTCTTCACCAACTGGCCTTGCCTGCCCTGTGTTCTCCTCTCCTGCCCGCCCCCACACAtgccctctgctccagccatacCCAGCGCCTTGCAGTCTAAGGAGAACCCCATGCCTTTggacatgctgttccttctgcctggaattccCTTGTCCGTCTGGTGAACTCCTCGTTCTGCAAGACTCCGCTCAAACAGCACCTTCAAGAAGACTACcctgccccttcccttcccttcgtCTCCCTCCCCTGGGTCCCCAGACCCATCTACTTTGGTCCCTGCGGGGCTGATTCCCACACACGGGGCTGAGCAATCCTCCCTTGGCCTTCATCACCAGACTGAGCCCCTCCAAGGGCAGGGACTGTCTTTTATCTTTGTGTCCCCCGCTGCCCCCATGCCCAACCCACTGGGGCACTCGGTGGATGGTGTGCGGGCGGATGGGTGAGTGAGCAGACAAAGGTGGGTCTGAGGCTGGCCCCGTGTGGTGAGGTTTGGTGGTCAAGACCTGGGGAGGGTGGTCCTGAGTGCTGGCAGGTGGATTTGGAAATGTGTGGCACTATGGAGACCTACTCTGCTCCCTAGGTCCCGCAGCCCCCGGAAACCAATAGACTCCCTCCGAGACTCCCGCTCCCTCAGCTACTCGCCTGTTGAGCGCCGCCGCCCCTCGCCCCAGCCCGCACCACGGGACCAGCAGAGGTAGGGCCACGGGTGTGTTCTTGCCTCCTGCCCGTAGCCAGCCTGGTCTGGCTACCATCATCTGCAAAAAGTTTTGAGATTCAGCAGTGTGATGGgttggtgtgtatatatatggtttaACATGTATCCTGTGTTGCAGCAGCAGTGAGCGGGGTTCCCGGAGAGGCCAGCGTGGGGACAGCCACTCCCCGGGCCACAAGCGCAGGAGAGAGACACCTAGCCCCTGCCCTGCGCGGCACCGCTCGTCCAGGTGCGTCCTGCGTCCTCCAGGACTGGGCCCCTCCTGAGAGCTCGGGTGGGCTGGGACCTTTGCATTGATGCCAGTCTTCTCTTGCAGGTCTCCATGAATGTTTAGTGGGGAATCACACCGTACCCCAAGTTCTGGAGCCACATGGAGTGATCCCTTTGTCCCCAACAAGGCTGCAGGAGGGGTGCCTGTCTGCCCCCCCCCAACCCTGGCAGCCTCTTGGGGGGAGGGCTCCCTTATTTCCCTCCCCcgtttttttctttgttcctgtGAAATGTTAATCTCTGTGAGTTTTTCCTGGTTCAcgttttttgggggggtttggggtgggtgggaatgAGAATGGGAGTTGCTAGTGGAGAGGAGACAGTTCAGGACTCCCCAGTTTTGAGTCAGAAAAGGCCTGGGAGGCACTATCCCCGCCCTTTACCCAAGTTCTGGGGGAATGATGGTTTGGGACTTGGGAACTTGTGTGAGGTGTTCCTGGAAAGAAGGGTCAAGAGTAAAAAATCGTTGGCCTTTACTGTCCCCCAGTAAGAttgtgctcccctccccccaactatTCTTCACCTTTCTTAAAggcattttggttttttaaaatctgtacagTAAGAGCAActttttctgtcaaataaaaatgagaaatgcagGAATTGGGTCTATATAGACTGTTTATTAGGGGTAGAGAGGGGAGCTGCCCTTCTACTGACTGCAGCCACCGGAGCGGTGGGCCCCCCTTAGAGCCCGCTCTAGAGCCCACACTGGCTCTGGCGGACACTGGCTCCTGGCCTTTGAGCAGGACAAGAGGTCCCTGCCTGGCAGCCAGTGGGGCAGTGGGGCACTGAAGGAACCTCTGTCTGCAGGGTGAGCAGGCTAGCCTGGAGCTCGAGTTCCCTTCAGTCCTCTCCCCATGGCCTGTGACGGGCAGGCTGGCATGGGAGTAAACTGCTGGGCCCGGACAGCCTGTGTGATCCAGCAGGCCAGCCTGGCAAGCAAGAGGCTGAGGAGCCTTGCGGGGAGTGGGCCCCATCCTGCTGAGGGTGGTGATGCCTGGATCAGGACAGGGTGCACAGAAAGAGGCAGCAACCAGGCGGACACCCAAATCTCTTTTATTGGAGGGGGATGGGGCACTGGAGGGTGGGCCCCAAGCCCTCTCACTGCACGGCTTGTTCATTGGCGCTGCTTCCTGAGTCCTGCGGCTTCATCACGTCAGGCAGCTCCGGTGGGCTGGAGAAGGGCTCGATGCGCAGGGCCTCAAATGCGTCATCTGGAGAGGAGACGGGGAGAGCTGGAGGGGATGGATGGCTGCCTCTAGGCTTCTAGGAGCCTCCAAgcaaacccccacccccacaaagaGTGTCCTCCACAGCCGATACCCCCCTACATCCAACTGCCTAGACCTGAGACCTGGAATGTCACCCACCTATAGACAAACCTGATCCTGTCCCACTGCCCTGGCCTGCCATCCTGGGGCCCTTTTCCTCACCCCATCTTGTTCCCTTCACATCCCTTCTCTACCAACCAGTGATCTGAAAAATCAAACCAGACTATTTTATCCCTGCTTAAGCCTTCCAATATACTCTGAATAAAATACCAACTCCTTGCCATAATGTCTCTCCAATCACTGACTCTTGTGCTCTCCATGTTTCTGTATCAAGCTTATCTGCCGCTGGGCCTGTGACTGTTGGTCTCTAGCCTGCTACTCTGACGTTCAGGGTTCAACACATCACCTCATAGAAGCCTTCCCCAGCCACCCATGTAAACGATCACTGCATCCAAAGGCCCTGTGTGTTGCCTTAACCACTAGCCAAAATGGCCATTGCTTTTGGCCAGCTGCTTGATCCACACTAGAACAGTGGCTCCAGGAAAGCCTTCCCTGTCTTGCTCCTGCTGTCACCTCAGCACAGGGAATGAAACCCACTTCATTTAGtgtttctcttgtgttttcttctacctgGGAGACGTTACCTGGCTCAGGGTTCTCGACTAGGCCCGCCAGGGAAAGGTGGCCCTATATGGTGACAAAAGTTTGGGTTGTCATAACTTGGGGTGCAAATAGCATCTGCTAGATATATGGCCATCTCTGGTAGTGGTCAGAGATGATGCTAAGAGGCCTGCAACGCACAAGACAACCGCACGTTactatccagccccaaatgtcaagtGCTGAAACTAAGACACCTTACCAGCTGAATAATTCATGTTCCAAGCCACAGATGATGAGCGACTGTTCTTGCCTTCGTCACCTTTCCCAGTCTTTGGAAGTCTGGATAATGCCTTTTAACACTTGATATGAATACTGTCATCTTCCTAACTGAAGCCAATTTTGGGGTGAGGACACAGACCTGTGTCTTGTCCTTCCACAAGCTGCACAAAGAAACAATTACCCCCAGAAGTGCGTTTTTGCCCATGGTGGAAGCTAAGAGCAGCCAGTCAGGCCACAGCACACCGTGACCCCTGCCATCTGCAAAGTAGGCCTATCAACCTACTCCAAGAGTTGCTGCAAACCTATAGGGGTGCCTTTGTTCAAGTGAGAAAGGGACACTTCCTCCAGGAGAATGGTGCCAGGCCTGGCTTAGGAAGCAGAAAAGATGAGCTTTTAGCCCTCACCTGTGCCATTCAGAAGGGCATGCCTGTACCAGCTCTGCACCTGCCTCAGCATCACTGAGGGTCAGTGGGAACCCACTGAAAGGCCCTAAGACTTCTGTTTGCTGAGCACTCAAAGGCTGGGGCCTGGGGGGTGTGGGGGCTCAAGCTGCCTGGCTGTGAGGCTGGTCCTAAGATCACACTCCTTCATGAAGACAGGAACCCCAGGCCGGAGGGCTGGGTTGTGAAGTAGCTGCTTGAAGATGGGTGCTAAGGTCTAGCACACTTATCCTTATGAAACTGAAAAGTGGCTAAGGCTGTACGCTCCCTCCTTAGCTAGAAAAACAATTCCTTGTAACTTTACCCAAGATTACCCAGCTATCCACATAGCCCCTGGGTCCACAGCTGTGAAAACACTTAgcagctgtttaaaaataaaatttaaatctctctTCTTGGGGGAAGGAGGTACACTGGAGGGAAGTACACTCCCAATCCTTGTGTTTCTAAATTTTGGGCAGGGTGGCGCATGGCTGATGAGGACACAGGCTCTGGGGCAGGCAGGGCCAAGACCTGACAGTTCCAGCAAGTGACCTTAAACTTCCCAGAAGCGGTTGACTCATCcttaaaatgggcataatacaAGTCTGGCCTCACAGAGACACTGGGAGATTAAGTGATGCACTGCAAAGACAGCATCTGGTGCGGTGTGTGGGAAGGTCCCAGCTGCCTGCATCTGAACCAGGGCTCCCCACGTGACTTCtggctagggtttccaggcgggaattcccacccgttctcaggaattttttttgctttcccgttcccgaatcctgagaaaagttggttgggaaatcgggaaaattggctcctcgaacccagtaatacccacaatggaaaataaacacactattcacaatgtatctcttagacatttttcctatttatcgctagggtttccagAGGGGAATTCTCACCCATTCTCGGGAATTTCTTTCGCTTTTctgttcccaaatcctgagaaacgttggttgggaaatcgggaaaattggctccttgaacccaggtggttggtagtatcggccgtcactttgtggaaacgattcatcatggagaacagaaaacagtttatatctcgggaacgggaaagtgaaaaattcctgagaacgggcgggaattcccgtcTGGAAACCCTGCTTCTGGCAAGTCTCAGTGTCCACATGTCCAAAATGGGGATGGCAGGGCTTACCTCCCAGAGCTATCGAGAGGATCCAATGTTACGTTAGAACCAGGTACTCAGTAATCAGTAAGTCCTCTGTGAGGTCCAAGATGGTGGTGGCAAAGGAGGAGGCTGAGCTCGCCACCTCCCATCATCAAACTCAAATACATATGTCTACAGGGAGCAATTACTCCGGTGAGACAACTGAGGGCTGAAGGAACAGCCTCTGaacaacaaatgagaaaaagaccGAACAGAGAAGGCTGGGAAGCCTCGAGGGGAAGCCACGGGAGCTGTCCGCAAGCTGTGAGCTCTCCTGGCCAGAGGACCTGGTGAGCACCACTGTTTACATCCCCCTAGGTAGGGTGGGGAGCTCTATTTGGGTGCTTCGGTCTACCTGCCAGATCACCACTCGGTGTTCCTGGCTATACTGCCCAGTCTTTTGCCTCCCAACAAGAACAAGCAAGAACAGGGCATCACCACAAAGAAAGACCTGGCCCCCTGcatgttatataattataaagggatcgatccaagaagaggatataataattgtaaatatCTACGCACCCAACACAgtagcaccaaaatatataaagtaattattaatggACACGAACATGAAGGGAGAAATccacaaaaatataataatactagGGATTTTAATGCTTCACTCACATCGATGGATAGATCATCTAGGCAGAAAACTAGTAAGTAAATGGTTTTATATGTCACATTAGACCAGATCAAATTAACAGACATTCTCAGAGCATTTCATCTAAAAACTAcagaatacttatttttttccaagtgcaTATCTTCCAGGACAGATCATATATTAGCccataaaacaagcctcaataaattaaaaaataatgaaatcataaCAAGCACCGGTTTCAACAACAATGGCaggaaactagaaatcaactacaggaagaaaactggaaaaaacaaatatgtagaGACTAAAGAACGCgctactaaacaaccaatggattAAAGAGAAACtcaaacaagaaatcaaaaactattttgaaacaaatgataatgaaaatgcaacttttcaaaattgatgggatgcagcaaaagcagtcctaagaggaacgTTCATAActatacaggcctacctcaagaaacaagaaaactcccaaataaacaatctaactccACAggtaaaggaactagaaaaaagaacaaacaaaacccaaagtaaagagaagaaaggaaatagtttagatcagagcagaaataaaatagaaatgtaaaaaaaacaatacGAAAGAGGTTTGTACCTTCccaaccaacaccacagaaacagaatcaataaagGGTACTACGCGTCGCAGCCCCTTGCCTTCGGCGGCGAGGGGCCGGGCCTGCGGGGGCGGAGCGGGAGGGTTGGGGGCCCGGGCGGCGACGTGGATTGGTGTTTGGCCAGGTGGCCAGCGGGGATCCCCCATCAGGGCGGGCAGCGCCAAGATGCCGCCTCCCGCGGGCGGACCACGAACGTGGACCGGGCCCCATTGAGGCAGGGGCTGTGGGACGCACCCCGCGCCTCTATCCTTCCTCCAGGTACCTAGCGCATCCCAGCGCGTGCAGGTTTAAAGACCCCGGGGGTTGCCCGTCCTCCGGTCTGCCCGTGGGGAGTCAGGTGACCTGGCCCTTCTCCCCACAGACCCCGTCACCCCCGCCCCTTACTCCCACCCCCCTCAGGTGCGGGGGTCGTGGTCATACCACGCGCCCCCCCCATGTCCACGCTTCCCCCCCATGTCCGTCGTGGGGCCTGGCGGGCATGCGCACAGCCACTCCGAGTCTTTAGGGAAGGTCAGAATCCCCCCAGACGCCTgtggggtggggaaaaaaaaaaaacactacaggaggcatccggatggctcagttggttgagcctgagctctcaacaaggttgccagttcaattcccacatggatggtgggctgcgccccccctacaactaagattgaaattaGGAACTggaattggagctgagctgcgccctccacaactagactgaaggacaatgactgatgataggtcctggaaacacattgttccccaatattccccaattaaaaaaaaaatactacaaacaatatatgctaacaaattcaatctagaagaaatgaataaatttctagaaatatataaccAAGACTGAaccagaaagaaacacaaaatctaaa encodes:
- the SRRM2 gene encoding serine/arginine repetitive matrix protein 2 isoform X9, whose product is MDLILQQEGWQLDLKRNSLGWKDLQRVPSPAPAPKEAVREGRPQEPTPAKRKRRSSSSSSSSSSSSSSSSSSSSSSSSSSSSSSSSSSSSSSTSSSPSPAKPDPQALPKPASPKKPSPGERRSRSPRKPIDSLRDSRSLSYSPVERRRPSPQPAPRDQQSSSERGSRRGQRGDSHSPGHKRRRETPSPCPARHRSSRSP
- the SRRM2 gene encoding serine/arginine repetitive matrix protein 2 isoform X4; this encodes MYNGIGLPTPRGSGTNGYVQRNLSLVRGRRGERPDYKGEEELRRLEAALVKRPNPDILDHERKRRVELRCLELEEMMEEQGYEEQQIQEKVATFRLMLLEKDVNPGGKEETPGQRPAVTETHQLAELNEKKNERLRAAFGISDSYVDGSSFDPQRRAREAKQPAPEPPKPYSLVRESSSSRSPTPKQKKKKKKKDRGRRSESSSPRRERKKSSKKKKHRSESESKKRKHRSPTPKSKRKSKDKKRKRSRSTTPAPKSRRAHRSTSADSASSSDTSCSRSRSAAAKTHTTALTGQSPSPASGRRGDGDAPSREPSTTNTGHPSSPEPSTKQPSSPCEDKDKDKKEKSAVRPSPSPEKSTGPEPPAPTPLLAEQHGSSPQPLATTPLSQEPVNPPSEASPTRGRLPPKSPEKPPQSSSSESCPPSPQPTKVSRHASSSPESPKPTPAPGSRREISSSPASKSRSHGRAKRDKSRSHTPRRVGRSRSPTTKRGRSRSRTPTKRGHSRSRSPQWRRSRSVQRWGRSRSPQRRGRSRSPQRPGWSRSRNTQRRGRSRSARRGRSHSRSPATRGRSRSRTPARRGRSRSRTPTRRRSRSRTPNRRRSRSRTPVRRGRSRSRTPARRRSRTRSPIRRRSRSRSLARRGGRSLSRTPARRGRSRSRTPARRSGRSRSRTPARRGRSRSRTPARRGRSRSRSLARRGRSRSRSLARRGRSHSRTPQRRGRSGSSSERKNKSRASQRRSRSNSSPEMKKSRVSRRSRSLSSPRSKAKSRLSLRRSLSGSSPCPKQKSRTPLRRSRSGSSQPKAKSKTPPRQSHSSSSPQPKVKSGTPPRQGSVTSPQANEHSAAPQKESCSEMSPDPEVKSKTPLRHSCSGSSPPTVKSSTPPRRSRSGSSSPQPKVKAITSPVQSHSGSSSPSPNRVTSKIPPRQSRSESPCSNVESRLLQRQSHSRSSSPDTKVKPGTPPRQCYSGSTSPCPKVQSQTPSGHNLSGSKSPCSQEKSKDSPAQSCSGFFSLCPRVKSSTPPGESYFGTSSLQQEGQSQISPDPRCDTSSPETRQTRYESPSLQSKSQTPPKGGQSRSSSPITELAPRSPTTQDRSKLSISPRLKSGLSPEQNRSHSDSSPYPAMDCKSLLGQSRLESFPESKEKTDSLFQEDVTVSCRLRDKLSPPSVQDRPESSPVLKTTPGTPTKEICVGSSPDTKDQSSALAKPSQDEELMEGVEKSEESSNQVLSHVSPELKEMAGSNFESSLEIQEKPAVSLTLGQSQSQASLEAEVPAMASTWSGPHFSPERKELLNSPPREKSYESPLEFRNSGPFAEVNTGFSPEVKDLNVPFPNQLETDPSLDMKEQSTRSSRRSSSELSPDAVEKTGMSSNQSVSSPVHDTIPRTPSRESSSASSPELKDGLPRTPSRRSRSGSSPGLRDGSGTPSRHSLSGSSPGMKDIPRTPSRGRSECDSSPEPKALPQTPRPRSRSPSSPELNKCLTPQRERSGSESSVEQKTVARTPLGQRSRSGSSQELDGKPSASPQEGSESDSSPDSKAKTRMPLRQRSHSGSSPEVDSKSRPSPRRSRSGSSPEVKDKPRAAPRAQSGSDSSPEPKAPVPRALPRRSRSGSSSKGRGPSPEGSSSSESSPEHPPKSRMARRSSRSSPEPKTKSRTPPRRRSSRSSPELTRKARLSRRSRSASSSPETRSRTPPRRRRSPSVSSPEPAEKSRSSRRRRSASSPRTKTTSRRGRSPSPKPRGLQRSRSRSRREKTRTTRRRDRSGSSQSTSRRRQRSRSRSRVTRRRRGGSGYHSRSPARQESSRTSSRRRRGRSRTPPTSRKRSRSRTSPAPWKRSRSRTPLVSRRRSRSRTSPVSRRRSRSRTSVTRRRSRSRASPVSRRRSRSRTPPVTRRRSRSRTPARRRSRSRTPPVTRRRSRSRTPPVTRRRSRSRTSPINRRRSRSRTSPVTRRRSRSRTSPVTRRRSRSRTSPVTRRRSRSRTPLVIRRRSRSRTPLLPRKRSRSRSPLAIRRRSRSRTPRTTRGKRSLTRSPPAIRRRSVSGSSSDHSRSASPPATRNHSGSRTPPVALNSSRMSCFSRPSMSPTPLDRCRSPGMLEPLGSSRTPMSVLQQAGGSMMDGPGPRIPDHPRTSVPENHAQSRIALALTAISLGTARPPPSMSAAGLAARMSQVPAPVPLMSLRTAPAASLASRIPAASAAAMNLASARTPAIPTAVNLADSRTPAAAAMNLASPRTAVTPSAVNLADPRTPTAPAVNLAGARTPAALAALSLTGSGTPPNAANYPSSSRTPQAPTPANLVGPRSAHATAAVNIASSRTPPVLAPASLTSARMAPALSGANLTSPRVPLSAYERVSGRTSPPLLDRARSRTPPGGPGSRTPPAAPSQSRMTSERAPSPASRMVQAPSQSVLPPTQDRPRSPLPSAFSDQSRSLLAQTTTPVAGSQALSSGTVAKATSSAGDHNGMLSGPGPGVSHPEGGEPPSSTGAQQPSALATLQLAKERRSSSSSSSSSSSSSSSSSSSSSSSSSGSSSSDSEGSSLPIQPEVAVKRVPSPAPAPKEAVREGRPQEPTPAKRKRRSSSSSSSSSSSSSSSSSSSSSSSSSSSSSSSSSSSSSSTSSSPSPAKPDPQALPKPASPKKPSPGERSLFPVSLPPRHSLPHVARRIFLKRTSGYFPPLHKSFRDALWPAG